A section of the Alkalihalobacillus sp. LMS39 genome encodes:
- a CDS encoding GAF domain-containing sensor histidine kinase: MKDVSREDRIERLRTLKTIAETLNECQHLEEMLQAVLVALLQVTKFEAGWIYLFHEKKQYELTASHNVPPGLSWNDNKPLCHGGCWCHDQFRNGKIEKAINIIECQRIENAIMQKWGDTKGITHHATVPLQAGEEQFGLLNISSPHQDWFSDEELALLEAVALQIGTAIKRVKLYEAEQKRAELYEKLGKVSVAINSSHEEQIQLKDFLTKEIQSVFGWKEVVIELGEENERELENPFKALFSVGKTKGVLLVKHNHLDDIDQMIIQELANHAAIAIENERIAMETKELTVLQERNRLARDLHDSVNQLLFSLSLTAKGVAKKVQDPKLQPSLQYIQELSQEALKEMRALIWQLRPSGLENGLVSALQSYAFLQQLTMEVEIKGIVDLPSSVEECLWRVGQESINNCKKHANTNKLFLTVEMKESQVYVTIQDYGRGFDSTLIQSGSAFGLTGMKERVETIGGTMTITSELNKGTIIEIILPIQ, from the coding sequence ATGAAAGACGTATCGAGAGAAGACCGGATTGAACGGTTACGAACATTAAAAACGATTGCTGAAACGTTAAATGAATGTCAACATTTAGAAGAAATGCTTCAAGCGGTTTTAGTCGCTTTACTTCAAGTGACGAAGTTTGAAGCCGGATGGATCTATTTATTCCATGAAAAAAAACAGTATGAGCTTACAGCGAGCCATAATGTTCCACCAGGATTAAGTTGGAACGACAATAAGCCATTATGCCATGGAGGATGTTGGTGTCATGACCAATTCCGGAATGGAAAAATAGAAAAGGCAATTAATATAATTGAATGCCAACGAATTGAAAATGCCATCATGCAAAAATGGGGCGATACAAAAGGAATAACACATCATGCCACAGTGCCATTACAAGCTGGTGAAGAACAGTTTGGTTTATTAAATATTTCCTCCCCTCACCAAGATTGGTTTAGTGATGAAGAACTTGCCTTGTTAGAAGCGGTTGCCTTACAGATAGGGACAGCGATTAAACGAGTGAAATTATATGAAGCGGAACAAAAACGAGCTGAATTATATGAAAAGCTTGGCAAAGTTAGTGTCGCCATAAATTCAAGCCATGAAGAACAAATTCAATTAAAAGACTTTCTGACAAAAGAGATTCAATCAGTATTTGGTTGGAAAGAAGTTGTAATCGAATTAGGTGAAGAAAATGAGAGGGAACTTGAGAATCCGTTCAAAGCCTTGTTTTCTGTAGGAAAAACAAAAGGGGTACTCCTTGTTAAACACAATCATCTTGATGACATCGATCAGATGATTATTCAAGAGCTTGCTAATCACGCGGCCATTGCCATTGAAAATGAAAGAATTGCAATGGAAACAAAGGAGCTTACTGTGTTACAAGAGAGAAATCGCTTAGCACGTGATTTGCATGATTCGGTTAACCAGCTCTTATTCTCGTTATCTTTAACTGCTAAAGGTGTAGCAAAAAAAGTACAGGACCCGAAGCTACAACCTTCGTTACAATATATTCAAGAGCTTTCACAAGAAGCATTAAAAGAGATGAGAGCTCTTATATGGCAACTTCGTCCTTCTGGATTAGAAAATGGTCTTGTTAGTGCTCTGCAATCCTATGCTTTTTTGCAACAGCTCACAATGGAAGTAGAGATAAAGGGGATTGTTGATTTGCCGAGTTCAGTTGAAGAATGTTTGTGGAGGGTCGGGCAAGAGTCGATAAACAATTGCAAGAAGCATGCAAATACAAACAAATTATTTCTCACAGTGGAAATGAAAGAAAGCCAAGTGTACGTGACAATTCAAGATTATGGTAGAGGGTTTGATAGTACACTGATTCAATCGGGAAGTGCCTTTGGCTTAACAGGAATGAAAGAGCGTGTTGAAACAATTGGTGGCACGATGACAATCACAAGTGAGCTGAATAAAGGCACAATAATCGAAATTATATTACCGATTCAATAA
- a CDS encoding twin-arginine translocase TatA/TatE family subunit, whose amino-acid sequence MGPLGGGSLVLIAIVALLIFGPKKLPELGKAAGNTLREFKNATKGLADDEEANKKNNDEKQQ is encoded by the coding sequence ATGGGACCACTTGGTGGAGGAAGTCTAGTATTAATCGCGATTGTTGCGTTACTCATATTCGGACCGAAAAAGTTACCTGAATTAGGAAAAGCAGCAGGGAACACTTTACGCGAATTTAAAAACGCGACAAAAGGGTTAGCTGATGATGAAGAAGCAAACAAGAAAAATAATGATGAGAAACAACAATAG
- a CDS encoding YdiK family protein: MKQSSIVFMGFVYLFIGFLFIVLAVHRVTTDGWVGLAYLFIGVAAMDIMIAIRYFRTRPPTSQSK, translated from the coding sequence ATGAAGCAATCTTCCATTGTTTTTATGGGATTTGTTTATCTTTTCATTGGGTTTTTGTTTATTGTATTAGCCGTACATCGAGTAACAACAGATGGTTGGGTTGGTCTTGCATACTTGTTTATCGGTGTAGCTGCAATGGATATTATGATTGCCATCCGTTATTTTCGAACACGACCACCTACTAGCCAATCAAAATAA
- a CDS encoding MFS transporter: MTSSSFSYIKIAAIGSGFFAITLVWTIYNTFMPLILGEHIDSAAIRGAIMGLDNLLAVLLIPVIGAWSDRIKSPLGQRLPFIVIGMPLAAITFVLLPFMSGIGLFVLLAIDIIFLLAMTIYRAPVISLMPDHTPPEKRSTANGVINFMGGIGAIIALFLLGPLFDRETYLPFLTAGILLIFAFLFLFRAADRKPPYVETSNDQNEETQARGVLRNGIGKLFLAKNRGALFILIAIFLYFIGYTGVEALFSIYATEQLGMTGGQAGITLGFFSLAFVLFAIPAGLLGTRFGKTTLMKIGVVLLPFFFILIPFIEDLLLLRIVLLFAGFSWACINVQAYALVSDLGGRKQIGLLTGLYYLFSMSSAIVAPVILGSFMDFAGHSSLFFAAAFFVFIAFFFLHLGEKRSKAQLQNPDNASSF; encoded by the coding sequence ATGACATCATCTTCTTTTTCTTATATTAAAATCGCAGCAATTGGTAGTGGATTTTTTGCCATTACGCTTGTTTGGACCATTTATAATACGTTTATGCCTTTAATACTAGGTGAACACATTGACAGTGCAGCCATTCGTGGAGCCATTATGGGGTTAGATAATTTATTGGCAGTGTTGCTCATTCCTGTCATTGGCGCATGGTCTGACCGCATTAAATCTCCACTTGGACAGCGGTTGCCTTTTATCGTCATCGGAATGCCGCTAGCAGCGATTACATTTGTTCTGCTTCCTTTTATGTCCGGCATTGGATTATTTGTCCTATTAGCGATTGATATTATCTTTTTATTAGCGATGACGATATATCGCGCTCCAGTTATTTCGTTAATGCCTGATCATACCCCACCAGAAAAACGGTCTACTGCAAATGGAGTCATTAACTTTATGGGTGGAATCGGAGCGATTATTGCCTTATTTTTATTAGGTCCTCTATTTGATCGAGAAACGTATTTACCTTTTTTAACCGCCGGAATTTTATTAATTTTTGCCTTTTTGTTTTTATTTCGGGCGGCTGACAGAAAACCACCGTATGTTGAAACATCGAATGACCAAAATGAAGAAACTCAAGCTCGAGGAGTCTTACGAAATGGGATTGGAAAGTTATTTTTAGCGAAAAATCGTGGTGCTTTGTTTATTTTAATTGCGATATTTCTATACTTTATCGGATATACCGGTGTCGAGGCGTTATTTTCAATTTATGCAACAGAGCAACTTGGCATGACGGGAGGACAAGCTGGGATAACACTTGGCTTTTTCAGTTTAGCCTTTGTACTTTTTGCTATTCCCGCTGGTTTATTAGGCACTCGTTTTGGGAAAACAACGTTAATGAAAATTGGAGTTGTATTACTTCCTTTCTTTTTCATTCTCATCCCATTTATTGAAGACTTGCTTCTGTTACGAATTGTTTTATTATTTGCAGGTTTCTCCTGGGCTTGTATTAACGTACAAGCGTATGCATTAGTAAGTGATTTAGGTGGCCGGAAACAAATTGGACTGTTAACCGGACTTTATTATTTATTTTCAATGTCGTCTGCCATTGTTGCCCCGGTTATTCTTGGTTCCTTCATGGACTTTGCCGGTCATAGTAGTTTGTTTTTTGCTGCTGCATTTTTTGTTTTTATTGCCTTTTTCTTTTTACATCTTGGCGAAAAACGCTCGAAAGCTCAATTACAAAATCCAGACAATGCTAGTTCATTTTAA
- a CDS encoding redox-sensing transcriptional repressor Rex, producing the protein MEQTKIPQATAKRLPLYYRFLENLHASGKQRVSSSELSEAVKVDSATIRRDFSYFGALGKKGYGYNVNYLLTFFRKTLDQDETTKVFLIGVGNLGTAFLHYNFSKNNNTKIVMAFDVDEEKVGSQIGNVPIYHLDEFEERMDPEVTVAILTVPSQVAQKIADRLVSVGIKGILNFTPARLTVPDHVRVHHIDLSIELQALTYFLKHYPAE; encoded by the coding sequence ATGGAGCAGACAAAAATTCCACAAGCGACAGCCAAACGGCTACCATTGTATTATCGATTTTTAGAAAATCTCCATGCTTCTGGAAAACAGCGGGTGTCCTCATCTGAGTTAAGTGAAGCGGTAAAAGTAGATTCCGCCACAATACGGAGAGATTTTTCTTATTTTGGTGCCCTTGGCAAAAAGGGTTACGGTTACAATGTCAATTATTTGCTTACGTTCTTTCGGAAAACATTAGATCAAGATGAAACGACAAAAGTATTTTTAATTGGAGTCGGAAATCTTGGCACAGCGTTTTTACATTATAATTTTTCAAAAAATAACAATACGAAAATTGTAATGGCGTTTGATGTTGATGAAGAAAAAGTTGGTTCACAAATTGGTAATGTGCCGATCTATCATTTAGATGAGTTTGAAGAGAGGATGGACCCAGAAGTGACCGTCGCTATCTTAACGGTTCCCTCACAAGTTGCACAAAAAATTGCAGACCGTCTCGTTTCGGTTGGGATAAAGGGAATCTTAAATTTTACTCCAGCTCGATTAACGGTACCAGACCATGTGCGTGTTCATCATATTGATTTGTCCATTGAGCTACAAGCGTTAACGTATTTCTTAAAACATTATCCAGCGGAATAA
- a CDS encoding response regulator transcription factor produces the protein MKMKVLIVDDHHVVRRGLRFFLETQDDIDVVGEAENGAIAIERIMEYNPDVVLMDLAMPVMDGIEAMKKIKELALPTKVIILTSFSDQDHAIPAIKAGAVGYQLKDIDPDELVRSIRAVFCGESQIHPKITSHLLTHVTGKTEEKNLLASLTPREKEVLKEILNGKSNKEIADCLVITEKTVKTHVSNVLSKLEVADRTQAALYAIKHELK, from the coding sequence GTGAAAATGAAAGTATTGATTGTAGATGACCATCATGTTGTTCGGCGTGGGTTGCGTTTTTTTCTTGAAACTCAAGATGATATTGATGTTGTGGGAGAAGCAGAAAACGGGGCGATCGCAATTGAAAGGATAATGGAATATAATCCGGATGTCGTTTTAATGGACTTAGCCATGCCGGTAATGGATGGTATAGAAGCGATGAAGAAAATTAAAGAGCTGGCGTTACCTACAAAAGTCATCATACTAACGAGTTTTTCTGACCAAGACCATGCGATCCCAGCCATTAAAGCAGGCGCTGTTGGTTACCAGCTGAAAGACATTGACCCGGATGAATTAGTTCGCTCAATTCGAGCTGTATTTTGCGGTGAAAGCCAAATTCATCCGAAAATTACATCCCATTTGCTCACTCATGTTACAGGAAAAACAGAAGAAAAAAATCTCTTGGCGTCGTTAACACCAAGAGAAAAAGAAGTATTAAAAGAAATTCTAAATGGCAAAAGCAATAAAGAAATTGCTGATTGTTTAGTGATTACAGAGAAAACCGTAAAAACGCATGTATCCAATGTATTAAGTAAATTAGAAGTAGCGGACCGAACACAAGCAGCTCTTTACGCGATTAAACACGAGTTAAAATGA
- a CDS encoding MDR family MFS transporter, with protein MSKIPQKWMVVLSVLIGSFTMILNNSMLNPAVPQLMTVFEADAVSTGWVITIFMVTMGMTMPLTGFMGDKWGKKRLYLIGLTIFVVGSILGSLSWNLSSLIFFRGLQGVGGGIMMPLSMALIFEVFPKKERGLATGVWGISAMMAPTIGPTLGGVLIETASWHYLFLCNVPVGILGIVFAAKYLKETKKNEKIVFDRLGFIAVTFGVGLILLALARTSTFEHLTNPINIALFIIGCLSLYWFVRIENRTEQPLLDLSIFKVSTYTMSVIISGITSIGLFGSIFLIPLLLQNVYGYNAIVTGLVFLPSALLTGVFMTVGGRILDRKGAAGVVTIGLIIITISTFMLGFLSLETSVWFIVLVMVIRGIGMGLSSMPATTAGMNSIPENIVSRGSAMNNVLRQMSSSLGIVFISIYFEVRRTQLFATTETMEVANLQAINEGFIVLGVLTAITIPAGYFLRTKKIEENKKTKQVS; from the coding sequence ATGAGCAAAATCCCACAAAAATGGATGGTTGTTCTTTCAGTATTAATCGGTTCGTTTACTATGATTTTAAATAACAGTATGTTAAATCCTGCAGTTCCTCAGTTAATGACTGTGTTTGAAGCTGATGCGGTGTCAACGGGATGGGTCATTACGATTTTTATGGTTACAATGGGGATGACCATGCCTCTGACTGGATTTATGGGTGATAAATGGGGGAAAAAGCGACTTTATTTAATTGGCTTAACCATCTTTGTTGTCGGTTCGATATTAGGATCGCTTTCTTGGAATTTATCTTCTCTTATCTTTTTCCGCGGCCTACAAGGAGTTGGTGGCGGAATTATGATGCCGTTATCGATGGCCCTTATTTTCGAAGTATTCCCGAAAAAGGAACGTGGCCTAGCAACAGGGGTATGGGGAATTTCCGCGATGATGGCCCCAACGATAGGACCAACATTAGGAGGAGTATTAATCGAAACGGCCAGCTGGCATTATTTATTTCTATGTAATGTTCCCGTTGGTATTCTAGGCATTGTGTTTGCCGCTAAGTATTTAAAAGAAACGAAGAAAAACGAAAAGATTGTGTTTGACCGGTTAGGATTTATTGCGGTTACATTCGGTGTGGGCTTGATTTTACTAGCTTTAGCAAGAACATCGACATTTGAGCATTTAACAAATCCAATAAATATCGCTCTTTTTATTATCGGTTGCCTTAGTTTGTATTGGTTTGTTCGGATTGAAAATCGGACAGAGCAGCCATTGCTCGATTTATCGATTTTTAAAGTTTCAACGTACACGATGAGCGTGATTATTTCGGGGATTACATCGATTGGGTTATTTGGGAGTATCTTTTTAATTCCGTTATTGCTTCAAAATGTGTATGGGTATAACGCCATTGTCACTGGACTTGTCTTTTTACCGTCGGCGTTATTAACAGGTGTGTTTATGACAGTTGGTGGACGGATTCTTGACCGAAAAGGAGCAGCTGGTGTTGTGACAATCGGGCTTATCATTATTACGATTTCAACTTTTATGTTAGGTTTTCTAAGTCTTGAGACATCGGTTTGGTTTATTGTTCTTGTCATGGTGATTAGAGGAATTGGAATGGGACTATCGAGTATGCCTGCAACTACAGCGGGGATGAATTCGATTCCAGAAAATATTGTTTCGCGAGGATCGGCGATGAACAATGTATTAAGGCAAATGAGCTCCTCCTTAGGAATTGTGTTTATTTCTATTTATTTTGAGGTGAGACGAACCCAATTGTTTGCGACAACAGAAACGATGGAAGTCGCGAACTTACAAGCGATTAACGAAGGGTTTATCGTGTTAGGCGTATTAACCGCCATTACTATTCCAGCAGGGTATTTTCTTCGAACGAAAAAAATCGAAGAAAACAAAAAAACAAAACAAGTATCGTAA
- the tatC gene encoding twin-arginine translocase subunit TatC, with product MEQREMSLFDHIGELRKRVIIILIFFFVAMIGGMFLAKPLIMYLQSAPEAQELPMNAFKLTDPIRIYMTFAFASAVLLVFPVILYQLWAFISPGLHEKERRVTLSYIPISFFLFLLGISFSYFILFPFIIQFMGRLAEQLNITEQYGINEYFSFLFQITLPFGFLFQLPVVVMFLTRLGIVTPKFLSQVRRYAYFVLLVIAGFITPPELISHLLVTVPLLLLYEFSIWISYIAYRKAKKAEAALEKQENDSSVQ from the coding sequence ATGGAACAAAGGGAAATGTCATTATTTGACCATATTGGCGAACTAAGAAAACGGGTTATTATTATCCTGATTTTCTTTTTCGTCGCCATGATTGGTGGAATGTTTTTGGCCAAGCCACTTATTATGTATTTACAAAGTGCTCCTGAAGCTCAAGAACTACCAATGAATGCCTTTAAATTAACCGATCCGATTCGAATTTATATGACATTCGCCTTTGCAAGTGCCGTTCTCCTTGTTTTCCCTGTGATTTTGTATCAGCTTTGGGCATTTATTAGCCCTGGCTTACATGAAAAGGAACGAAGGGTGACATTGTCATACATCCCTATTTCGTTCTTTTTGTTTCTGTTAGGGATTTCGTTTTCCTACTTTATCTTGTTTCCGTTTATCATTCAGTTTATGGGTCGGCTAGCGGAGCAATTAAACATTACAGAACAGTATGGAATCAATGAGTACTTTTCATTTTTATTTCAAATTACATTACCTTTTGGATTTTTGTTTCAATTGCCTGTCGTTGTTATGTTTTTAACACGATTAGGAATTGTTACACCAAAGTTTCTGTCTCAAGTTCGAAGGTATGCCTATTTTGTTTTGCTTGTCATCGCGGGTTTTATTACACCGCCAGAGTTAATCTCTCATTTACTCGTGACTGTTCCGTTATTGCTGTTATATGAGTTTAGTATTTGGATTTCATACATTGCGTATCGGAAAGCGAAAAAAGCAGAGGCAGCGCTAGAAAAACAAGAAAATGATTCATCGGTTCAATAA